A window of Rhinolophus ferrumequinum isolate MPI-CBG mRhiFer1 chromosome X, mRhiFer1_v1.p, whole genome shotgun sequence contains these coding sequences:
- the RPA4 gene encoding replication protein A 30 kDa subunit, translated as MSTNAFESSGGFSAAGGGSGSNEHPSQGGAPPAAMAPRSRARIRDIIPCCVNQLLTATLVDNVFKVRGIEVSQVSIVGLIRRVDRAPYYILYKIDDMTSKPIDARHWLGRDRAKQELTPFPAGVYAKVFGILRGSAEVKSLEVLKVRILEDMNEFTAHILETVNAHMILAKRLQEAPGQNAPVAPSKVEEVAECGESNLDFIRKEVLRLIHECPQPEGKSVHDLQTELRSLGVGALQEALDYLMVEGHIYPTVDREHFKSAD; from the coding sequence ATGAGTACGAATGCTTTTGAGAGCAGCGGCGGCTTCTCTGCTGCGGGTGGAGGCAGTGGGAGCAATGAGCACCCCTCTCAGGGCGGCGCCCCTCCTGCTGCGATGGCTCCGAGATCCAGGGCTCGAATCCGGGACATTATACCTTGTTGTGTAAACCAGCTGCTCACGGCCACTCTGGTcgacaatgttttcaaggtcagGGGAATAGAGGTTTCCCAGGTCTCCATCGTGGGGCTCATCAGGAGGGTGGACAGAGCTCCATACTACATTCTTTACAAGATTGATGATATGACCTCCAAGCCTATCGACGCCCGCCACTGGCTCGGCAGAGACAGAGCGAAGCAGGAGCTGACTCCGTTTCCGGCGGGAGTATATGCCAAAGTGTTCGGTATCCTCAGAGGTTCCGCCGAGGTGAAGAGCCTTGAGGTGTTGAAGGTCCGCATCCTGGAAGACATGAATGAGTTCACCGCACATATTCTGGAAACGGTCAACGCGCACATGATCCTGGCTAAACGCCTCCAGGAGGCCCCTGGGCAGAATGCACCTGTTGCTCCATCCAAAGTGGAGGAGGTTGCGGAGTGCGGCGAGTCCAACCTCGACTTCATCAGGAAGGAGGTGCTGCGCTTGATCCACGAGTGTCCTCAACCGGAAGGCAAGAGCGTTCACGACCTCCAGACCGAGCTTCGCAGCCTGGGAGTCGGCgccctccaggaagccctcgATTATCTGATGGTGGAGGGTCACATCTACCCCACGGTGGACCGGGAGCATTTTAAATCTGCCGATTGA